cggagccagcctgggcagcactaCAGGGCCCCATCTCAGAGTAGGCCTGCCTGCTTTAAGTATTCAAACTATACCAGATAAGGATATCTActcaccttttttgtgagatgGAGCCAGGGTTTGGGAGTCTATCATCAGTGGATTAGTAAATATTACAAGTTGTACATGTTTTGACtttgacttaaatttttttttccaatagaaaCTATGTTCCAACTTCCTGTCAACAATCTTGGCAGTTTAAGAAAAGCCCGgaaaactgtgaaaaaaatactTAGTGACATTGGGTTGGAATACTGTAAAGAACATATAGAAGTAAGTAGCATGccgtttttttaattttaacgtGACTCCACTTCTGATCCATTACTTTGTATCAATGGTCAGGATCGCTAAATGTTAGGTGTGATTCTGAATTCTAACCATAGCATTAGCTTCGCCAAAACTCTGAGCATAACTTGTTCCTTTGTCCCTAAAGTGGGCTCTTTGATCTTTGCATCCTGAAGCAATCACAGCTGTCATGGAGGGCTGAAGCATGTCAGACAGTGCATTACGTACTTTAAGATTGTCTGTGAATTTAGTCCTTAAAACAACCTTTGTGGGGGGGACAGAGGAATTCTCATCTCCAGTTTACAATAGGAGGAGAGAAGAGCTGAGGATGGGGGCAGTAGGACTGGAGCCTGTTCTTACTCTGATAGGCCTGAATGTTCTGGTGACCTTCTGATTGTTGAGGCATGGTTGTTTGGGTGCTTGTCGTCTCTTTCCTTAGGATTTGAGCATTTGTTGGCCCTTTTGACCCATCAGGGACTATTTTCTTCCCCTTGTTAACAGTTTGGCCTTTACAAACTGTTTTTCCAACCTTTTTATTCTGTGAGCTTTATACAGCCCAGTGGGATAGCAAGTACAATGTCTCCTCCTTTTCCAGTTCTCATTGCTCCAAATCTTACGGTTAATTGGTCAAAACCTCTGATTGAAAAGAAATGTTTCAAGCTGTTTTCCCCACTAATGTGCAAGTTCCACCTGACTAGGGGCCATGACCACCTTGTTTGTCCGTTTATCCCCAGCACCtacacagtgcttggcacacatGAGGTGCTTGGAACATGTTTGAATAAAATTGGGAGATTAAAAGCAATTCATTTCACagaacaagttttctttttctgagtccCACTAATAATACTCCAGGGGCATATTGTGGAGACAGAAGCTTCTCAGAAGTGGGCTTCTCTAGCGTGTGTTCCCCAGAGGGAGGTAGCCTCTCTCCAACCCCTTGAGTTCAGGTAGATCAGCCCAGATAGAACAGTCCATTCAACTCTATGTATTCCATGGGGTCATCTTCACAAAAATAAGTAATGCAAATATTAAGGTACCTTTTCTATCCTGCATTTGATCTGTTCCTCCTGTTACTATATACATTTTATACTCTGGAATTTGCATGTACTTGATTTTTCCACCCCAAACTGTGAACCATTTTAGAAGCAAGGGGAATTTTATcctatgatttttttaacttcctaGTGTGTTGCAGGGTGGGGGCTTTAGTTTTTACAGAAGACTATAAATTTAACATCACATTGCTTACTATCTTTGATTagctttctttcctcctttttgggTTTAAAaatcctgtgttttcttcctgaTTGATCTCCCACTCCTTTCCCCAGAATATCTCCCCCCAAACCCCCCACAGAACCAGAATATTGCACCTGCAGAACTGTTAGTGAACATTGCTGCCTTAGTTTCCCTCCCAGTACTATCCTTAATGAGTTAGAGTGCTTACTGGTATTATCATGTGACTggatttttttacttaattagAATTTCCAGCAGTTTCATTGGAAGCCTGGCTGACCACTAGGGGAATGTTCTGTAGATAGAAAACGTTCAATGCCATATGTTTTTTTGGAAATCCTAAGAGCTTTATCATTCCTAATTTGGATCTTGGGGTTGGTTTTCCTGTGCTTCCTCCCCAACCCTGGCTCCGTGGTAGGATTTACATGTAAATGTAAAGTCGATGCCACTATGTTTTTGTAAACTTCTTTCACTGTTTTCTAGGATTTTAAGCAGTTTGAACCTAATgacttttatttgaaaaacactaCATGGGAAGATGTAGGACTATGGGACCCTTCACTTACAAAAAACCAGGTAAGTAGCACAAAAGACTTCCCCAAATGGCAGCACCCTTGGTACACTTCAGTTTCGGATCTAGGCCTTTCATAGTAATGCAGAGTTTGTGGGTAACAGCCTAACATGGAAGATACCCAGACTGTATATCTTATGTTTTCCTCAGTGATAGGGAAAAGTAAGAAGAACTTCTTGTCTTTTGTCACTGGACTGAAATTTCCaagtgaaagaacaaaagaaaacactgtCATTAAAGCTTTCCAAGGCCCGTGGGTACAGCAGACTCCTTACAAGTGCCTTGGCGCTTCCGTTTCTGAAGTGTTCTCCCCAGCAGCCCGTGTTCTCTGTGTGAGTTGCCATCCTTGTTTAGAGAGAGAAGGCTGTACTCTTCTATTGAGGTGTTCTTACTTCTCTCTGGGTGTTATCCCGACTCTGAGAGGTTGGGGTAGGTGACTGTAGTATGGCAGTGATGGATATTTAGCTTCTTGTAAATTGGCGTTGAAAACAATAGTAATGATACCAACAAGTGCCAATAAGTGAAAGAAGGGAGTTATAGTTGGTGTTTCTTTACCCATAGGGAGAAATGATTGTCGATTCAGATTGGAAGTTCTAATTCTGCACTTGTGATCTGTTCATCTGTTGGAACATACCTACCAGGGAATTCATATTAGGAGATTCTAACACAGATATTCAAGGTGGTTTTTTCTTAGTATCCTAGGGAAAGGTATAACCAGCAGTCTTAGCATGTGAGAGCTTTCTAGTTGAACACATCATGTTGGTTTTATGAATCAAAGTTTCATAGCTTAATAATATTACAGAAGGGTTGAGCTTTGAGGAAAACCCAAGAATTTCATTTTGGTTCAAGCTGACAAAAGCAGGTTTTTAGAGAGAAACAACCCCTCTTTGAGCACTGACTGTACAAATGTTAACAGTcatgatttttgttctttgataTCAGTGTATTCCATGTGCATAATTGGCTTTTAAACATCATATACCCCTCACCTGTatgggatatttttatttttatttaacttaatttgAATCAAAGCAGCTTTTACTTTATAACCCTTTTGAAGATACTCTTACTTGAAAAGAAATAGCAAAACTTACAGAAAGAAAGCTGACTTTTCAAATCAGTAAGTTTTTAAATAAGCATTGAAGTCTGAACACTACAGTATACTTTGAGAATGATACAGCTTTGTCTCAAAATTGTCTAATTGCagacctggggttgtggctcggtgatagagcatttgcctagcatgtgtgaggcacaggccTTGATACTTagcaccactttaaaaaaattaaaggttgtgtccatctacaactaaaaatatatttttttaattctctaattGCATTAAATATGCTGGGCCCTGAATTTTACTGTATCATAAATCTGAAGCCAATAACAGTTTCCTGATTCACAAACTGAGATTGATTTCATGGTTTcctgtactagagattgaaccccagtggtactttaccactgagctacatcccttttttttttttttttttttttttttaattttaaggtagggtctcactaaattgctgaggctggccttgaacttgaaatcctcctgcctcagcctcctgagctgctgggattataccactgcacccaactcattttttttttaagagagacttttttaaaaatattttttcggatattgatagacctttattttattcatttatttatacgtggtgttgagaattgaacccagtgcctcacacatgctaggcaggcactgtaccactgtgccacaaccccaacccctcattattattttaactatttctaaCGTAAATGTTAATATTGAAGCCATTTGTCTTTGAGTTTGTCTGAAACCAATAAGTATGACTCTGGTCTTTTCTCAACAGTGAGGAAGAACTCAGTGttgagttttaaatttacatatgggGACATAAATTAAGATACCtggtttaaaataactttttcataTGAGTATCTCTTTCATAAATTTGTTCTGCAGGAAGAATTAACCATGCTGAAATCAGGGCATTAAGAGTTGTTACTCTAAAAGTAGCATTCTGAGAATATGTTGGTGGGGGGTCACTTAGAAATTGTTATTGCCTGCCCAGAGTGGCATTCTGATtctagtttctgttttctttaggaCTATCGGACAAAACCTTTTTGCTGCAGTGCTTGTCCATTTTCCTCAAAATTCTTTTCTGCCTACAAAAGTCATTTCCGGAATGTCCATAGTGAAGACTTTGAAAATAGAATTCTCCTTAATTGCCCCTATTGTACCTTCAATGCAGACAAAAAGACTTTGGaaacacacattaaaatatttcatgctcCAAACGCCAGCGCACCAAGTAGCAGCCTCAGCACtttcaaagataaaaacaaaaacgatGGCCTTAAACCTAAGCAGGCTGACAGTGTAGAGCAAGCTGTTTATTACTGTAAGAAGTGCACTTACCGAGACCCTCTTTATGAAATAGTTAGGAAGCACATTTACAGGGAACATTTTCAGCATGTGGCAGCACCTTACATAGCAAAGGCAGGAGAAAAGTCTCTCAATGGTGCAGTCCCCTTAGGCACAAGTGCCCGGGAAGAGTGTAGTATTCACTGCAAGCGATGCCTTTTCATGCCAAAGTCCTATGAAGCTTTGGTACAACATGTCATCGAAGACCACGAACGCATAGGCTATCAGGTCACTGCCATGATCGGACACACAAATGTGGTTGTTCCCCGATCCAAACCCTTGATGCTAATTGCTCCCAAACCTCAAGAGAAAAAGGGCATGGGACTCCCACCAAGAATTGGTGCCCTTGCTTCTGGAAATGTCCGGTCTTTACCATCACAGCAGATGGTGAATCGACTGTCAATACCAAAGCCTAACTTAAATTCTACAGGAGTCAACATGATGTCCAATGTTCACCTGCAGCAGAATAACTATGGGGTCAAGTCTGTAGGCCAGGGCTACAGCGTTGGTCAATCAATGAGACTGGGTCTAGGTGGCAACGCACCAGTTTCCATCCCTCAGCAGTCTCAGTCTGTGAAGCAGTTACTCCCAAGTGGAAATGGAAGGTCTTATGGACTTGGGACAGAGCAAAGGTCCCAGGCACCAGCAAGATACTCCCTGCAGGCCTCTAATGCCTCTTCTCTCTCATCAGGCCAGTTAAagtctccttccctctcccaatCGCAGGCCTCCAGAGTATTAGGTCAGTCCAGTTCTAAACCTCCCGCAGCTGCCACAGGTCCCCCCCCAGCCAATACTTCCGCAACTCAAAAGTGGAAAATTTGTACAATCTGTAATGAGCTTTTTCCTGAGAATGTCTATAGTGTGCACTTCGAAAAAGAACATAAAGCTGAGAAAGTGCCAGCAGTGGCCAACTACATTATGAAAATACACAATTTTACTAGCAAATGCCTCTACTGTAATCGCTATTTGCCCACAGACACCTTGCTCAACCACATGCTAATTCATGGTCTGTCTTGTCCATACTGCCGCTCAACTTTCAATGATGTGGAAAAGATGGCTGCGCACATGCGAATGGTTCACATAGACGAAGAGATGGGACCTAAAACGGATTCTACTTTGAGTTTTGATTTGACATTACAGCAAGGCAGTCACACTAACATCCATCTCCTGGTAACCACCTACAACCTGAGAGACGCCCCAGCTGAATCTGTTGCTTACCATGCCCAGAATAACCCTCCCGTTCCTCCAAAGCCACAACCGAAAGTTCAGGAAAAGGCAGACATCCCTGTCAAAAGTTCACCTCAAGCTGCAGTGCCCTATAAGAAAGATGTTGGAAAAACCCTTTGCCCTCTTTGCTTTTCAATCCTAAAAGGACCCATATCTGATGCACTTGCACATCATTTACGAGAGAGGCACCAGGTTATTCAGACGGTTCATCCAGTGGAGAAAAAGCTCACCTACAAGTGCATCCATTGCCTGGGTGTGTACACCAGCAACATGACCGCCTCAACCATCACTCTGCACCTGGTGCATTGCAGGGGTGTTGGCAAGACCCAGAATGGCCAGGATAAGACCAACGCACCTTCTCGGCTCAATCAGTCTCCAGGCCTGGCACCTGTGAAACGCACCTACGAGCAGATGGAGTTTCCCTTGCTGAAAAAACGAAAGTTAGATGATGATAGTGATTCGCCCAGCTTCTTCGAAGAGAAGCCTGAGGAGCCTGTCGTTTTAGCTTTAGACCCCAAGGGTCATGAAGATGATTCCTATGAAGCCAGAAAAAGCtttctaacaaaatatttcaacaaacagCCCTATCCCACCAGGAGAGAGATTGAGAAGTTAGCAGCCAGCTTGTGGTTGTGGAAGAGTGACATTGCGTCACATTTTAGTAACAAACGGAAGAAGTGTGTCCGTGATTGTGAGAAGTACAAGCCTGGGGTGTTGCTGGGCTTCAACATGAAAGAGTTGAATAAAGTCAAACATGAGATGGATTTTGATGCAGAGTGGCTGTTTGAAAACCATGATGAGAAGGATTCCAGAGTCACTGCCAGTAAGACTGTTGACAAAAAGCTTCACCTTGGGAAGGAAGAGGACAGTTCCTCTGAtagttttgaaaatttagaaGAAGAGTCTAATAGAAGCGGTAGCCCTTTTGATCCCGTTTTCGAAGTTGAGCCTAAAGTCCCTAATGATAACCCCGAGGAACATGTACCGAAGATAGTTCCTGAGGATGCTTTAGAACCTGATGAGAAGCTAGACCAAAAAGAGGAGGATGGTTCAAAGTACGAAACTGTTCATTTGACTGAGGAGCCAGCCAAACTCATGCAGGATGCCTCTGACAGCGAGGTCGACCAAGACGAGGTCGTTGAATGGAAGGACGATGGGGCCTCGCCCTCTGAGAGCGGGCCTGGCTCCCAGCAGTTGTCGGACTTCGAGGATAATGCGTGTGAGATGAAGCCAGGAACCTGGTCTGACGAGTCTTCCCAGAGTGAAGATGCTAGGAGCAGTAAGCCGGCTGCCAAAAAAAAGGCTCCCATGCAAGGTGACAGAGAGCAGTTGAAATGGAAGAATAGTTCCTATGGAAAAGTTGAAGGGTTTTGGTCCAAGGACCAGTCACAGTGGAAGAATGCATCCGAGAACAGTGAGCGCTTATCTAACCCCCAGATTGAGTGGCAGAATAGCACAATTGACAGTGAGGACGGGGAGCAGTTCGACAACATGACTGATGGCGTGGCTGAGTCGATGCATGGCAGCTTGACCGGAGTTAAGCTGAGCAGCCAGCAGGCGTGAGTACCTGCCAAGGCCTCACCGTGACTCGCTGCAGCAGCGGGGACTCTTCTTTCAGTCTGACTGCAAAGCTCTTAACTGGTACCGCCTCATGAGGACTCGTCAGCAGGCTGCGGGGACGCGGGGACACGTGGCCACTGCGGTCCCAGTGGTCATTTCTAAGTCTATGGCACGTTTGGCTGATCTTGGCTTCAGAACCTTCTCTGACAGACATGGTGACTTAAATGTGAAAAACCCTAAGCTGGTGGCTCATGAACGCACACGAGGAAAAGCAGAGGCTTCTTTTCTCCGCCTTTTCAACATCTTTCCCTCTGTGAAATGTCGGTTGGATGTCCTTGAGAAGCGTTGTCCTGGTCCACATGGTAGTGTAGGGCCGACAGACAAGCTGCCAGTCTAATGTGTACAGTAGACTTTGGGAaattcgattttttttttttttcatgtattcattctgAATAGTTGAAATGTATATTTGTACAGTCTTTTAGACCTATTCAAGTGATGCTTATGATATTGTTATTGTGTGCCCCCATCatagatttgtttctttttttagtgttgcCCTTGCTGTGTAATAAATGCTATATCTAGTTTACCTAGCAAAAGCTTGAACCTGCGCTAGTATGGACCTTTGGACAGACTTAGTTTTTGCACATAACCTTGTA
The Sciurus carolinensis chromosome 2, mSciCar1.2, whole genome shotgun sequence DNA segment above includes these coding regions:
- the Adnp gene encoding activity-dependent neuroprotector homeobox protein isoform X1 — its product is MFQLPVNNLGSLRKARKTVKKILSDIGLEYCKEHIEDFKQFEPNDFYLKNTTWEDVGLWDPSLTKNQDYRTKPFCCSACPFSSKFFSAYKSHFRNVHSEDFENRILLNCPYCTFNADKKTLETHIKIFHAPNASAPSSSLSTFKDKNKNDGLKPKQADSVEQAVYYCKKCTYRDPLYEIVRKHIYREHFQHVAAPYIAKAGEKSLNGAVPLGTSAREECSIHCKRCLFMPKSYEALVQHVIEDHERIGYQVTAMIGHTNVVVPRSKPLMLIAPKPQEKKGMGLPPRIGALASGNVRSLPSQQMVNRLSIPKPNLNSTGVNMMSNVHLQQNNYGVKSVGQGYSVGQSMRLGLGGNAPVSIPQQSQSVKQLLPSGNGRSYGLGTEQRSQAPARYSLQASNASSLSSGQLKSPSLSQSQASRVLGQSSSKPPAAATGPPPANTSATQKWKICTICNELFPENVYSVHFEKEHKAEKVPAVANYIMKIHNFTSKCLYCNRYLPTDTLLNHMLIHGLSCPYCRSTFNDVEKMAAHMRMVHIDEEMGPKTDSTLSFDLTLQQGSHTNIHLLVTTYNLRDAPAESVAYHAQNNPPVPPKPQPKVQEKADIPVKSSPQAAVPYKKDVGKTLCPLCFSILKGPISDALAHHLRERHQVIQTVHPVEKKLTYKCIHCLGVYTSNMTASTITLHLVHCRGVGKTQNGQDKTNAPSRLNQSPGLAPVKRTYEQMEFPLLKKRKLDDDSDSPSFFEEKPEEPVVLALDPKGHEDDSYEARKSFLTKYFNKQPYPTRREIEKLAASLWLWKSDIASHFSNKRKKCVRDCEKYKPGVLLGFNMKELNKVKHEMDFDAEWLFENHDEKDSRVTASKTVDKKLHLGKEEDSSSDSFENLEEESNRSGSPFDPVFEVEPKVPNDNPEEHVPKIVPEDALEPDEKLDQKEEDGSKYETVHLTEEPAKLMQDASDSEVDQDEVVEWKDDGASPSESGPGSQQLSDFEDNACEMKPGTWSDESSQSEDARSSKPAAKKKAPMQGDREQLKWKNSSYGKVEGFWSKDQSQWKNASENSERLSNPQIEWQNSTIDSEDGEQFDNMTDGVAESMHGSLTGVKLSSQQA
- the Adnp gene encoding activity-dependent neuroprotector homeobox protein isoform X2, yielding MPKSYEALVQHVIEDHERIGYQVTAMIGHTNVVVPRSKPLMLIAPKPQEKKGMGLPPRIGALASGNVRSLPSQQMVNRLSIPKPNLNSTGVNMMSNVHLQQNNYGVKSVGQGYSVGQSMRLGLGGNAPVSIPQQSQSVKQLLPSGNGRSYGLGTEQRSQAPARYSLQASNASSLSSGQLKSPSLSQSQASRVLGQSSSKPPAAATGPPPANTSATQKWKICTICNELFPENVYSVHFEKEHKAEKVPAVANYIMKIHNFTSKCLYCNRYLPTDTLLNHMLIHGLSCPYCRSTFNDVEKMAAHMRMVHIDEEMGPKTDSTLSFDLTLQQGSHTNIHLLVTTYNLRDAPAESVAYHAQNNPPVPPKPQPKVQEKADIPVKSSPQAAVPYKKDVGKTLCPLCFSILKGPISDALAHHLRERHQVIQTVHPVEKKLTYKCIHCLGVYTSNMTASTITLHLVHCRGVGKTQNGQDKTNAPSRLNQSPGLAPVKRTYEQMEFPLLKKRKLDDDSDSPSFFEEKPEEPVVLALDPKGHEDDSYEARKSFLTKYFNKQPYPTRREIEKLAASLWLWKSDIASHFSNKRKKCVRDCEKYKPGVLLGFNMKELNKVKHEMDFDAEWLFENHDEKDSRVTASKTVDKKLHLGKEEDSSSDSFENLEEESNRSGSPFDPVFEVEPKVPNDNPEEHVPKIVPEDALEPDEKLDQKEEDGSKYETVHLTEEPAKLMQDASDSEVDQDEVVEWKDDGASPSESGPGSQQLSDFEDNACEMKPGTWSDESSQSEDARSSKPAAKKKAPMQGDREQLKWKNSSYGKVEGFWSKDQSQWKNASENSERLSNPQIEWQNSTIDSEDGEQFDNMTDGVAESMHGSLTGVKLSSQQA